AGCGGTTGTGATGGTGATCTTCGCCTCTAACGGGCCTGTAGCTACCATGTTAACAGACGTGTTTAATGCTTTATCAACTAAATTACAATCTATTATTCAGTAAGATGAATTAAATAAATAGTTGTCCCCAAATAATTAGCTTTTTTTGAGCTAATTATTTGGTTTATAAAAATAAATAATAAAAATAAGTGATGAAAAAATACAATGAATGAAAAAATAAAAGTTCCTCTTGAGTGGGCTAAAATTAGGGATTTAGTATTCCAGTCACTTGATCTTGATTTAATTGAAAACCTAAAAAATGAGCCGAGTAAGGTTACTCGTGAAATTTTATCAATAATTCGGAGTATTATTAGTTTAGGTGATGCCTATATTTCGTTAGATGAATCAAACGCATTAGCAAGTATGATTTGTGATGAAATTATCGGTTACGGTCCTTTAGACTCATTGATGAATGATCACTCAATTAACGATATTTTAGTCAACGGTCCCAGCAATATTTATATTGAAAAAAGTGGCTCTTTGATTAGGACTAATAAATTTTTCATTAGTGAGCGTCAACTACTTGATATCGCCCGTCGTTTAGTCAATAAAGTAGGAAAAAACCTTGACGAAACCCATCCTTTAGTTGATTCAAGAATGCCTGATGGTAGCCGACTTAATGTCGTTATTCCGCCTATCGCCATCGATGGCGTCTCCCTTTCTATTCGTAAATTTGGCACAGGTAATAGAACATTTGCTGAGTTAATTAACCTTGGGACGTTAGATGAAAACATGGCTAATTTTTTAGTCATTGCCGCTCGCTGCCGTATGAATATTATTGTTTCAGGTGGAACTGGTGCAGGGAAAACGACTTTACTTAATGTTTTATCTCAATTCATTAATGACAATGAACGAACGATTACGTTAGAAGATGCGGCAGAATTACGTTTACAACAAGATCATGTGGTTCGAATGGAAACAAGAATCGGTGGTGAAGATAGCCGAGGCAAAATAACCATGCGAAACTTACTGATGAATGCCTTACGTATGCGACCAGATCGCATTATTCTCGGCGAGTGTCGCGGCGAAGAAGCGTTTGAAATGTTGCAGGCTATGAATACGGGCCATAACGGCTCCATGTCAACACTACATGCTAACACTGCTCGTGATGCACTATCAAGGCTCGAAAGTATGGTGCTAATGGCACAATCTGAATTACCACTAAATGCAATCAGACGTTATATCAGTTCATCCATCAATTTTATTATTCAAGTATCACGGCTACCAGATGGACAGCGAAAAATCACCAGTATTACCGAGGTTGTCGGCATGGAATCAGACAACATTGTTACGCATGACATATTCAAATTTCAAATTAATGAAGAGCGCGATAGTAACAGCAAAATTCAAGGTTTATTTGAATTTAATGGTTTAGTAAGACGTTCAGCGCTTTATGACGCAGCACAATATTACGAACTTGCAGGAATATTAGAAGATGTAATGATAAAAGCAGGTGGAATTAGAAAATGACTCTTATTTTAGCGGTAATCTTAATTTGTGCTTCGATGGTGAGCTTACTATCCTTAAGACGAAAGCAAGGGCGATTACATATTTTTAATAAAATTACTACGCAAAAAAAAATCTTCTCGTCTATGGTCGAAAGTAGTACTCAAAAAGATAAGGAGTTATTCCGTGAAAACGTGAATAAGTCACTGATCGGCAACATTAAAAAGAACTATTATTTAATAATGAATAGTTCAACTGACAGAATAAAGCTATTAGGAATAATAACATTAAGTATTATTGTCAGCTATATCGTTAACAAGCTATATTTTGACCTTAACCCCTATGCCATATTATTGGCAAGTTTTATTGTGACGATTATGACTTTACTTGTCATAAAGAAGCGCCGCCTGAAAAAATATTTTTATGAAAATTTTCCTGAAGCATTAAATATGATTCTGGGGGTGGTTTCTTCTGGTGCATCTGTTTCAGCTGGATTTAAAGAATGTGCGGAGAAACTGGAAGGAACAATAGGCTTAACAATGAAAGAAATATGTAATCGACTAGATGTAGGTGAGAATCCGCACAATGTATTACTTAACTCATACCGCCACCTCCCCTTCCCTGAATACTATTTTTTTATATTGACTATCATGGTAAACCTAGATGGAGGCGGTGAGCTGAAAGAAGTGTTATCCCGTTTATCAAAAATGTTAACCAACAATCGTATTTTGGCCAAAACACGTGACAGTAAAACGGCTGAACTGAGGATGACGGTGATGATTCTTGGTGCAATGCCGGGTCTATTCATTTTACTGCTTAGATTTATCTCGAAAGAAAACTTCGAGTACTTGATGGATACTGAAGGCGGGCATGTCATTCTTTACTATACCGTTGCGAGTGTTAGCTTCGGTGTATTGTTAATAAGAACTATGATAAATAAGATAATTTAACTTGGATGACCACTTATGGCAATTTTGTTTTCAGCATTTTTAATTGTATTTTCGGCTAAAGAACTATTTTATAGTTATCGTTACTATCAACGTAAACAAACGTTAGATTTATTATTGAATGTTGAGAAGGCGAAAGAAGCGATTACCGTTGCGACTAAAAAAAACAAGAATATCGCCTTTGAAAAAATTGTTGCTAAAAATAGCTTAGGTGTCAGTTTTTTACAGCGCTTTCAAGATCAACATTTATGGAAAATTTATGCCATTGTTATTCTTTTTTCCACACTATTTATTATCAATAACTTTATTAATTTTATTGAATTAAGCCAGACGGCTATTATCGTTTCGTTATTTGTTATTATCTGTTTGGTTATCATTGTGCCAGAAAGATTAGTTAAGGCACAAACAGAAAAAAAAATAAGAGGTGTCTCAAGAGATCTACCCTTAGTCATCGATCTGATAGCAATCATGATCAAATCAGGAATGACTATTGAAACAAGCTTTACTTACCTGAGTTCTCGAGTAAAAACGGTTAATCCCGACATTGCATCAATCTTTGAGCGAGCGTGCCTGATGATGGAAGTTAACGGCATCGCCCCTGCGATAGACTTGATTTACCGAGAGGTCCCAAGTAAAGAGATGCGGATGTTTTGTACAACACTAAAGCGCAGTATTAATTATGGCAACTCTATTTATGAAGTCTTGCTGGATCTTTCTTTTGAAATACGCGAAATACAAAGACTGAGTATTGAAGAAAAAATTGCGGCTATCTCCGCAAAAATGACTGTACCAATGATGATCTTTATTCTTTTCCCTGTGCTGGTAATTGTTGCAGGCCCAGTCATGGTTAAACTTTTTACGATGTTTTAAATATTTGTGACACAAATAACTTACTACTTTAAATAATAACAAGAGTATCAAAAGATAAGGGGTACCATGAAAGCAAAATTTCTATTTATGTTTACTATTTTTTTTATCATCACTGGATGCCAGAACGATACAACTAAAAGGGATCTTGATGAAGAACAAAAAATTTATATTAACGAAACAACTAAAAATTATGGTGGATTAATCGAATTATATAAGAATCGATTAAAAAATTCCGATACGGCAGATACTCGCTTAAAACTTGCTCAAGCTTATTACTTATCAGAAGATTTTAGTTCCGCTAAACGAACCTTGTCGCCATTAGTTGATCAAACTAAAGATGATAACATGTTGGTGCTATACGGTAATATTTTATCTAAAACAAAATCGCCAAATTATAACATTGCTAATAAATATTTGGATAGAGCCTTAGAAATTAATCCTAAAAATGGCGAGGCTTATAACCTTAAAGGTATTATTGAAGTCAAATTAGGTAAGCACGATGCCGCAGAATACTCATTCAAAAAATCAAGAGAAATGTTTTACGACGAGAATAAAGTATTAAATAATTTGGCCATGTTAGCAATCTTAGACAAAGATTATTTAGCTGCTTATGATTATCTTAATGTCTTATACAATAAAGGTTACCGAAATAAAACTGTTTTATATAACCTCGTTTTTGCGCTAGTAAAACTAGATAAAGTATCGGTTGCCAAGGAACTTTGCATTCAAAATAAAATGTCAAATCAACCGACTATTTTACTCGAAGAACTAAAACAGGTTGAGCCAAATAAAGGGGTTAATTTTAATGAGCTTATTCCTACTCCTAATGAAATGAAAAAAGCATACACCGAAGAGCAAAATGCAAATTCAATACCTAAACAACCAATAAAAATAACAGAAAATAGTAAAAATAACGCCCCAATAGTTAAGCCAAATAAAACAACGGCTGTTAATACTGACCTTATTGCTATTCGCTCAGGTGAACACAAGTATTTTTCTCGCATTACTATTGAAACAGATAAAAAGCTAAATAGCACTCAATATAGTATTCAAAAAGGCTTAGATAATTCATTTAAAATTAAATTAATCAATATAAATCTGTCTTCAACAAATATTGACCAGATTATTAAAAATATTAAAGACAGTAACCGTAATTTTGCTGATGTTACCGCACAATATAACGCCAATAAAACATTAACAATAAATTTTAAAGTAAAAAATATATCTAACTACAAAATCCTTTACCTTGGGAAAGCAAAAAATGGCCATCGTATTTCCGTTGACTTCTATCTTGCTCAATAGTTTTATAAATTACATAACCACAAAATGATAATAACGATTAATTTGGACTAACCTTTTATGAAAGATAAAAAACTTATTATTTTATATGTTTTAATGCTAGTGATCGGTTTTACGCTGCTCTTTAGTAATTCCTCACCTAAAACCGAAAATCAAATTGCTGAAGCTCAAGCTGAAAAAACACCATTAACCGAAATGGTTACTATAGCTGTCGCCAAGAGAGACATTCCAGCTAGAACCATTATCACTCCCGCTGACTATTATTTTAAAACGATAGAAGTGACTAAACGTGATTTTGATAAAACACAATATGTTTTAACTTCATCACAAATTAATCAACATGTTGTAAAAAATAATATTGAAGAAGGAACAATGATTCAGCACAACTTTGTTGCTTCGCCCAATAGCCGCGAATACCTTACATTGTCACTAAAAGCGGGAGAGTACATCTTTCCTATCGATATTGAGAAAGAAGATGCCTACCTACTAAATAACTTAAAGACTGGTGACTTAATTGATATTTATGTTGTCTATGGCGTAGAACAAAGCTCCAACCGGAACGACAACGAGATCACACTCACATCACCAAGCCGTAATTTTTCAAAAACCAATATAAAGCCACTGATTATGAGCAAAAAAATTCTCTTTATCGAAAATGAAATGGTAAATACTAAGCAAAACTTAGGACGAATTAACCTTGCATTATCGAATGATGAAATAAAATTAGTAAGAACGCTTATGACAAATTCAACTATCGTTGTCTATCCTAGCACTTTTACCCAAAGCTTGGATGATGGCATGATAATGCTAGGCGAGCAAGAAAAAGGCTGGCCACTATCTGAAAGACAAATCCTTAATTACAAACAAATTAATAAGCTAAGAGGAAATTAATATGTCGTTATTAACCCTGCATAAATATTATAAACAAGCACTTAGCTTATCTATTACATTGCTATTAATGGGTGTTTCTTCATCAGCTTTAGCCACAACCTATTACTTACAGCCAGGACAAAGCAAAACAATCAACCTATCCAATAAAATTCATACTATATTTATCGCTAAAGATTCTGTTGCCAATTATGAAGTCGTCGGTGATAAGAGTATTATTATTTATGCCAAAAAAGATGGATTAACCAGTCTCACGGCTTATGATGAAAATGACAATATCATACTAAACGATACTATTAATGTTGATCCTATCCTATCCCAAGTGATCTACCGTATTAAACAAGACTTCCCTAATAGCAATATTAATATTAGTAAATATGCAGCAGGAGGAGCGGGAGAACGCTTCACTTATGTTTTAAGTGGTAATGTTCCGGACTCGGAAACCAAAAATAGAATCCTTGACTTTACTGGCGCAATGATCGGTACAGGACAAAGATCACTTAAAGTAGATAGTTATGGTTCAGAAAATGACCATGAGCTTGAGTTTCTACAAAAAAAATTGTATGACAACATTATTGATAAAATTGAGGTCGTGCAAGAAACGCAAGTTAACGTCAAATTAACGTTTGTTGAAGTCAGTAAAGCATTTACCAATGCGTTAGGTATCGAATGGCAGAGTTTAACCTTAGAAAGTATGATGAAAAATGAGAGTAACATAAACAGTGTCGGTGAATTTACCCTATTAGGGTTAAAAAAAGGCTTTGATATTAATAATATTACAACGGCGATACGTGCTATAGACTCAGATAAGTTAGCTAAAGTATTAGCGGAGCCCAACTTGTCGGTCTTATCAGGTGAAACCGCCTCTTTTCTTGTTGGAGGAGAAATTCCTATTCTCGTAGCGAGTAAAGATAATGAGGCAAATACAATTGAGTACAAAGAATTTGGTATAAAACTAAATATTGGCGCAAAAGTATACAATGGCAAACGGATTCGTCTATTTGTTGCCAATGAGTTTAGTTCACTTTCTGGTAACTACCAATATAATGACTACAATATTCCGACCTTATCCACACGTAAGACTAGTTCCACCGTCGATGTCGCCGATGGCGATAGTTTTGTTATTGCTGGATTAATTAATGAAAAAGATAGCGAGTCGCTGACAAAAATTCCGTTTTTAGGCGATATTCCGATCTTAGGAGCACTTGCGCGTAGTACCATCACTCAGCGAGAAAAAACCGAACTTGTAGTGTTTGTTACCGTAAATTTAGTCACCCCTAATAATAGTTTTAATGGCGTCGAGCTACCAATATTTGAGCGAACGAACTCAACTAATTTATTTTTCAATATTAATAGTAATTTTGATAAACAAAAAGAAAAAACACTCCCTATTTCAAATGAAAGCGAAAAATTTGTAAATTATATGGGATTTATTGAATAGGAAACTCTGAGGTTTATATGCAACTGTTTAGTAAAAATAATCAAAAAAATACAATAATATCCGCTGACAATGCTAGCCAAGATTTTATTGAAGGCAAAATATCAAGCTTTAGTGTCGCCATTATTAGCACCAATAAACAACTCATTGATAATATTCGAGCCATCTTATTCTTATATAATGTATTAAGTATAGAAGTCTTTTCATTAGATTTAAATGGTATTAAAGAAGATACACGTTGGCGAGATTTTGATATTTTTATTATTGATATTGCTCAAGAAAAGGATGCAGAAAAAATTGCAGCCGATATTAATCGCTTTATTCCGATTAGGTCAACCACAATATTAGTGGGCGAAAATGACTCAATTATATTTGCAGATCTTCTGACTAAAAAAGGCATCCATTTTTTATTAAAAGACAAGCAGCTTGAAAAAATACCTGACATACTTTTTTTACGTAGCTCTACACCGCCAGGATCAAGCAAGCGAATTGGTAGTGTCGTAACCTTTCTGTCTTGTAAAGGCGGAATCGGCACATCTTCGTTAATCGTTCATGTATTAAAAAATATTAGCCAATCGACTAATTACCCGATTTTATATATACAAGGGGCAACAACCAGCCAAAATGCGGACTTTCTATTTGAAATGCCAATTGATAAAGAGGGTTTATTTACTCAAATTGATCAATCACTGCAAGTAAAAATAGAACAAGATGATGAAATCGGTGAGTATGGTTATCTGGATTCTGGCTCATTTAACATTACCATCTTAGATCAAAATATTGGTTTGCACTCTTGCGTAAATAAACTTGAGAGCATCGTTAATTTATCTAATATTATTTTTCTGATTGTCAATCGCGATCCTTATTCGATTAAAGTCGCGAAAAATGCATTAGAAGAGGTAAATAGAATGAAGCAAAAAGATAATCACATACAAAATAAGCGATTCTTGATTTGCATTAATGATAACTTACCTGTTGATAAAAAATCATCACTACAAAATGTCGATATAGAAGAGTATCTTGGCAAGCCAATTAATTTTACTCGAAAATATATCCCTAGTCAGGAAAAATTCAAAAAATCCTATCTGGATGCTGAAATCGAAAGTATCTCTGCAGCAGTTATTGGTATCGAAAAAGAGCATAAAAAACATTCAACTTTTTCTTCTTTTATCGCTAAAAAGAAAAGGTAATATGATGCGTAGATTTAATCATTCATTTTTAATGGGAAAAACAGGGGCAATTTCTATTGAGTTTGCCATTATAGTCCCTATGCTGATTTTGCTGTTTTTA
The genomic region above belongs to Orbaceae bacterium lpD02 and contains:
- a CDS encoding type II secretion system F family protein — its product is MAILFSAFLIVFSAKELFYSYRYYQRKQTLDLLLNVEKAKEAITVATKKNKNIAFEKIVAKNSLGVSFLQRFQDQHLWKIYAIVILFSTLFIINNFINFIELSQTAIIVSLFVIICLVIIVPERLVKAQTEKKIRGVSRDLPLVIDLIAIMIKSGMTIETSFTYLSSRVKTVNPDIASIFERACLMMEVNGIAPAIDLIYREVPSKEMRMFCTTLKRSINYGNSIYEVLLDLSFEIREIQRLSIEEKIAAISAKMTVPMMIFILFPVLVIVAGPVMVKLFTMF
- a CDS encoding pilus assembly protein N-terminal domain-containing protein — its product is MSLLTLHKYYKQALSLSITLLLMGVSSSALATTYYLQPGQSKTINLSNKIHTIFIAKDSVANYEVVGDKSIIIYAKKDGLTSLTAYDENDNIILNDTINVDPILSQVIYRIKQDFPNSNINISKYAAGGAGERFTYVLSGNVPDSETKNRILDFTGAMIGTGQRSLKVDSYGSENDHELEFLQKKLYDNIIDKIEVVQETQVNVKLTFVEVSKAFTNALGIEWQSLTLESMMKNESNINSVGEFTLLGLKKGFDINNITTAIRAIDSDKLAKVLAEPNLSVLSGETASFLVGGEIPILVASKDNEANTIEYKEFGIKLNIGAKVYNGKRIRLFVANEFSSLSGNYQYNDYNIPTLSTRKTSSTVDVADGDSFVIAGLINEKDSESLTKIPFLGDIPILGALARSTITQREKTELVVFVTVNLVTPNNSFNGVELPIFERTNSTNLFFNINSNFDKQKEKTLPISNESEKFVNYMGFIE
- a CDS encoding type II secretion system F family protein, which translates into the protein MTLILAVILICASMVSLLSLRRKQGRLHIFNKITTQKKIFSSMVESSTQKDKELFRENVNKSLIGNIKKNYYLIMNSSTDRIKLLGIITLSIIVSYIVNKLYFDLNPYAILLASFIVTIMTLLVIKKRRLKKYFYENFPEALNMILGVVSSGASVSAGFKECAEKLEGTIGLTMKEICNRLDVGENPHNVLLNSYRHLPFPEYYFFILTIMVNLDGGGELKEVLSRLSKMLTNNRILAKTRDSKTAELRMTVMILGAMPGLFILLLRFISKENFEYLMDTEGGHVILYYTVASVSFGVLLIRTMINKII
- a CDS encoding Flp family type IVb pilin, whose protein sequence is MKLSNSIRKFAQKFVKNEAGVTAIEYAIVAAGVAAVVMVIFASNGPVATMLTDVFNALSTKLQSIIQ
- a CDS encoding CpaF family protein, which produces MNEKIKVPLEWAKIRDLVFQSLDLDLIENLKNEPSKVTREILSIIRSIISLGDAYISLDESNALASMICDEIIGYGPLDSLMNDHSINDILVNGPSNIYIEKSGSLIRTNKFFISERQLLDIARRLVNKVGKNLDETHPLVDSRMPDGSRLNVVIPPIAIDGVSLSIRKFGTGNRTFAELINLGTLDENMANFLVIAARCRMNIIVSGGTGAGKTTLLNVLSQFINDNERTITLEDAAELRLQQDHVVRMETRIGGEDSRGKITMRNLLMNALRMRPDRIILGECRGEEAFEMLQAMNTGHNGSMSTLHANTARDALSRLESMVLMAQSELPLNAIRRYISSSINFIIQVSRLPDGQRKITSITEVVGMESDNIVTHDIFKFQINEERDSNSKIQGLFEFNGLVRRSALYDAAQYYELAGILEDVMIKAGGIRK